The Dendropsophus ebraccatus isolate aDenEbr1 chromosome 3, aDenEbr1.pat, whole genome shotgun sequence genome includes a region encoding these proteins:
- the MBLAC2 gene encoding acyl-coenzyme A thioesterase MBLAC2 produces MTGLWALPEVLAATGAVPGVCPVCASGEAPAMAALEWYAHKALGDGVFWIQERFYESGNRANIWLVRGSHQDLVIDTGLGLRSLPDYLCSAGLLPHGKDGGSGRRPLMAVATHVHFDHAGGLHQFQQVAVHRDEAEALIRGDNFETVTWLSDSEVVKPPVPGWSASQFKVQAVTPTHILEDGDIISLGDRQLTVMHMPGHSRGSICLHDRDRKMLFSGDVAYDGSMIDWLPYSNIPEYVGSCERLKGLVDRGLVDKVLPGHFNTFGAERLYRLASNYISNAGVCHKVSTYAVRSFAGLALRVSNSRRTT; encoded by the exons ATGACAGGTCTGTGGGCGCTGCCTGAGGTGCTGGCTGCAACAGGCGCCGTGCCCGGTGTGTGCCCGGTGTGTGCCAGTGGAGAGGCTCCGGCCATGGCCGCGCTGGAGTGGTACGCACACAAGGCCCTGGGGGACGGCGTCTTCTGGATACAGGAGCGCTTCTATGAGTCCGGGAACCGGGCGAATATCTGGCTGGTGCGCGGCTCCCACCAGGACCTGGTCATAGACACGGGACTCGGGCTGCGGAGCCTGCCGGACTACCTGTGCTCTGCCGGGCTGCTCCCGCACGGGAAGGACGGGGGATCCGGCCGCCGGCCGCTCATGGCTGTGGCCACTCACGTCCACTTCGATCACGCCGGGGGCCTGCACCAGTTCCAGCAGGTGGCGGTGCACCGGGACGAGGCGGAGGCGCTGATCCGGGGCGATAACTTCGAGACCGTCACCTGGTTGTCCGACAGCGAAGTGGTGAAACCGCCGGTACCGGGCTGGAGCGCCAGTCAGTTCAAGGTGCAGGCGGTGACCCCCACCCACATCCTGGAAGATG GTGACATCATCAGCCTTGGTGACAGGCAGCTGACAGTGATGCATATGCCGGGACACTCGCGGGGTAGTATCTGCTTACACGATAGAGACCGCAAGATGCTGTTCAGTGGGGACGTTGCATATGATGGATCCATGATAGACTGGCTGCCTTACAGTAATATCCCGGAGTATGTCGGCTCTTGTGAACGTCTCAAGGGGTTGGTGGACAGAGGTCTGGTGGACAAGGTGCTGCCTGGGCATTTCAACACATTCGGGGCAGAGAGACTTTATCGCCTGGCCTCCAATTATATATCAAATGCCGGAGTTTGCCACAAAGTGTCAACCTATGCGGTGCGCTCCTTTGCTGGATTAGCCCTACGTGTAAGTAATTCCAGGAGAACAACTTAG